From a region of the Desulfuromonas sp. KJ2020 genome:
- a CDS encoding NADH:ubiquinone reductase (Na(+)-transporting) subunit D, which translates to MGRMGKTLFGPIFDNNPIALQILGICSALAVTTRLETALVMSLAVTAVVAFSSASVSLIRRQIPDSIRLIVQMTIIASLVIVVDQFLQAFLPDISKQLSVFVGLIITNCIVLGRAEAFAMKNPVGMSFLDGIGNGLGYSLVLLLVAFLRELFGSGSLFGVQVFGLAQSGGWYVTNGLMLLPPSAFFIIGLLIWALRTWKKDQVEEA; encoded by the coding sequence ATGGGTAGGATGGGCAAAACCCTCTTCGGGCCGATTTTCGACAACAATCCCATCGCGCTGCAGATTCTCGGTATCTGTTCGGCCCTGGCGGTGACGACCCGTCTGGAGACGGCCCTGGTCATGTCCCTGGCGGTGACGGCCGTCGTGGCCTTTTCCAGCGCTTCCGTCAGCCTCATCCGCCGGCAGATTCCTGACAGTATCCGCCTTATCGTGCAGATGACCATCATCGCTTCGCTGGTCATCGTGGTCGATCAGTTTCTGCAGGCCTTTCTGCCCGATATCAGCAAGCAGCTCTCCGTCTTTGTCGGCCTCATCATCACCAACTGCATCGTGCTGGGACGCGCCGAGGCCTTTGCCATGAAGAACCCGGTGGGGATGAGTTTTCTCGATGGCATCGGCAACGGCCTGGGCTACAGCCTGGTGCTGCTGCTCGTGGCCTTTCTGCGTGAACTCTTCGGATCGGGTTCCCTCTTCGGGGTGCAGGTCTTCGGTCTGGCTCAGTCGGGCGGCTGGTACGTGACGAATGGGCTCATGCTGCTGCCGCCGAGTGCGTTCTTTATTATCGGCCTGCTCATCTGGGCCTTGCGCACCTGGAAGAAGGATCAGGTGGAGGAGGCGTGA